A DNA window from Limanda limanda chromosome 6, fLimLim1.1, whole genome shotgun sequence contains the following coding sequences:
- the LOC133002962 gene encoding odorant receptor 131-2-like: protein MNDKIMLIQVFVVLFLCINLLLITTFFSKEVFYTTMRYVLFAVTLMSDCLLLFLTDILLISNLYRFTIQRWLCLIMHIVLWLYFFVTPVTLTAMTLERYVAICLPLRHAELCSPRSTLHGILIIHILSSLPCIVYLSIFFASTSYGSDNQGRRCSAEIFLIHTWQGHLRSAISQFYFLIMCITIVFSYVKITRVAKAASGEDKKSTWRGLRTVGLHALQLLLCLIQLWCPFIEAAVLKINLMLFINVRYFNYITFILAPRCLSPLIYGLRDEMFFHALKRLALCGLRKTH from the coding sequence ATGAATGATAAGATCATGTTGATTCAGGTCTTTGTCGTCCTTTTTCTCTGCATTAACCTTCTGCTAATTACGACCTTTTTCTCCAAGGAGGTCTTCTACACCACCATGCGCTACGTCTTATTTGCTGTCACGCTAATGTCCGACTGTCTGCTTTTATTCCTGACTGACATCCTGCTCATTTCGAATTTATATCGCTTTACGATACAAAGGTGGTTGTGCCTTATTATGCATATCGTTTTGTGGCTGTATTTTTTTGTGACACCGGTCACTCTGACAGCGATGACCCTGGAGCGCTACGTGGCCATTTGCTTGCCGCTGCGTCACGCAGAGCTGTGCTCCCCACGCAGCACTCTGCACGGCATCCTCATCATCCACATCCTCAGCTCTCTGCCCTGCATTGtttatctctccatcttctttgcATCGACCTCCTACGGCTCCGACAACCAGGGCCGAAGGTGCTCTGCTGAAATCTTCCTCATCCACACGTGGCAGGGTCACCTCAGATCAGCGATTAGTCAGTTTTACTTTCTGATCATGTGCATCACAATCGTGTTTTCCTATGTGAAGATAACGAGAGTGGCCAAAGCTGCATCAGGAGAGGACAAAAAGTCCACATGGAGAGGACTCAGAACTGTGGGGCTTCACGCTttgcagctgctcctgtgtctcaTCCAGCTGTGGTGTCCTTTCATAGAAGCTGCTGTGCTTAAAATCAATCTCATGTTATTTATCAATGTCAGGTACTttaattacattacttttattcttgctccaagatgtctgtctcctctcatttatggcctcagggatgaaatgttttttcatgccCTGAAAAGATTAGCTCTCTGTGGTTTGCGTAAGACACACTGA